A single window of Pseudophryne corroboree isolate aPseCor3 chromosome 5, aPseCor3.hap2, whole genome shotgun sequence DNA harbors:
- the LOC134929316 gene encoding uncharacterized protein LOC134929316, which yields MKMNVDHFVTVQLNDHTNCGRPQRQRQPVSPHQAASQPPSPSHSTSTSQSPSPSHSPSTSQSPSPSHSPSTSQSPSPSHSPSTSQSPSASHSPSASHSPSASQAPSASQAPSASQAHSPFHSPSQPTSHSLSVTPSPPSQSPSPSTSNSPSQPPSPSIGLTFSPPPSPSQSDPPSEISFPNPPPYPISPPSPNPPPSPIQPPSPIPPPSPIPPPSPIQLPSPPTEWAEEAPDGVSDDTNVAEESKCFYISVQNMTYLHLQCTNMHCCTVLNQLARYTFSLIIDGVHVALIFFRVSLYVVFMCAMCCVSTLGRH from the exons atgaaaatgaatgttgaccactttgtgactgtccagctgaatgatcacacaaactgtg gacgaccacaacggcaaagaCAGCCAGTGAGCCCACATCAGGCagcttctcagcccccttccccttctcactccacctccacttcccagtccccctccccttctcactccccctccacttcccagtccccctccccttctcactccccctccacttcccagtccccctccccttctcactccccctccacttcccaatccccctcagcttcccactccccctcagcttcccactccccctcagcttcccaggcaccctcagcttcccaggcaccctcagcttcccaggcccactcccctttccactccccttctcagcccacctctcattctctttctgtgaccccttctcctccttcccagtccccttctccttctacttccaactccccttctcagcccccctcaccctctattggcctaacattctctccgcccccctctccctctcaatcagacccaccctcagaaattagtttcccaaaccctcctccttaccccatctctcctccttccccaaaccctcctccttcacccatccagcctccttcccccatccctcctccttcaccaatccctcctccttcccccatccagctgccttcaccacccacagaatgggcagaagaagcccctgatggggTCAGTGATGACACTAATGTtgctgaggaaagtaagtgtttttacaTTTCAGTTCAAAATatgacctacttacacttacaatgtacaaacatgcactgttgtactgttttAAATCAGCTAGCAAGGTACACATTTTCATTAATTATTGATGGTGTGCATGTTGCATTGATATTTTTTAGAgtatcattatatgtagtgtttatgtgtgcaatgtgttgtgtgtccactctaggtcgacactaa